The genome window CCTTTCACCCCTCCCATCTCAGGGTGCctgaacccccccccccccaaaatttgACCTTTGGGAGTCCCCCACACCCCACAAGACCCCCCCCAACCTATTAAACCccctccaaaatattttggggtgcccctgacccccccttttccctcccccccagCCCTGACGGGTTCCTGTACGAGCGCGAGGCCATCGTGGGGTTCCTGCTGCACCGCAAGGCTCAGATCGCCCGCGAGACCAAGGTggggctccccaaaaccccctggGAGTCCCCGAAACCTcggggggaccccaaaacctcGGGGGGTCCCCAAAAGGTCTGGGGGTCCCCAAAAGCTCTGGGTTTTGGCATTTTTCCGTTCGTGTTTCCTCACGGGAAAggtgagggggggaaaagggcgggaaaggtgaggggaaaagggtaagaaatttgaggggaaaaagggtgggaaatggggagaaaagggagggaaaggtgaggggagagAACGGCAGGAAATGTGAGGGCAGAAAGGGTTCAGGGAAACgtgaggagaggaaaggaagggaaatgtgagggaagaaaagggagggaaaggtgaggggagaaaagggtaagaaatttgaggggaaaaagggagggaaatggggagaaaagggagggaaatggggagaaaagggcgggaaaggtgaggggggaaaaagggtaagaaatttgaggggaaaaagggtgggaaatggggaaaagggcgggcaaggtgagggggaaaaagggagggaaaggtgaggggggaaaagggtaagaaatttgaggggaaaaagggtgggaaatggggaaaagggcgggaaaggtgagggggaaaagggcgggaaaggtgagggggaaaagggtaagaaatttgaggggaaaaagggagggaaatggggagaaaagggagggaaaggtgaggggagagAACGGCAGGAAATGTGAGGGCAAAAAGGGTTCAGGGAAACgtgaggagaggaaaggaagggaaatgtgagggaagaaaagggagggaaaggtgaggggagaaaagggtaagaaatttgaggggaaaaagggagggaaatggggagaaaagggagggaaatggggagaaaagggcgggaaagg of Corvus moneduloides isolate bCorMon1 unplaced genomic scaffold, bCorMon1.pri scaffold_182_arrow_ctg1, whole genome shotgun sequence contains these proteins:
- the NOSIP gene encoding nitric oxide synthase-interacting protein gives rise to the protein MTRHGKNCTAGAVYSYHERKKDTAASGYGTQRVRVGRDAIKDFDCCCLSLQPCRDPVVTPDGFLYEREAIVGFLLHRKAQIARETKVGLPKTPWESPKPRGDPKTSGGPQKVWGSPKALGFGIFPFVFPHGK